Proteins encoded by one window of Candidatus Mesenet endosymbiont of Phosphuga atrata:
- a CDS encoding P44/Msp2 family outer membrane protein, producing the protein MDIYCKKIISGTALITLLTFSPGYSSARVAGDSPVGPVDGEISNIYGALHYHGEFWNNIGTLKGKEDATGVTTGAILGWDSESKAAGEYKPKYKGSPLLGGLSLGCALMEGVRIEFQGLYSQINIDDKDFESEEKAQYVELQRDNASSGSTFKLDHATNPSKWASIDAVVRKNTETSPQDIPDSRLAAFRMKNKGFNNIAGMVNAYGDFRISEEFEADLYIGGGLGLTKINFLDKSRFAPAYQFKGGISFALPNSPARIFAGYRYFGVWGDKFKEVKPTEAITDAAIDTSKHEPARVKSTTAAIENSFAVHGVEAGIMYNF; encoded by the coding sequence ATGGATATCTATTGTAAAAAAATAATCTCAGGAACTGCGTTGATAACGCTGTTAACTTTTTCTCCTGGTTACTCTTCTGCTAGAGTTGCAGGTGACTCCCCAGTTGGTCCAGTTGATGGGGAGATTAGTAATATTTATGGTGCTCTTCATTATCATGGTGAATTTTGGAACAATATAGGCACCTTGAAAGGAAAGGAAGATGCAACAGGTGTTACAACAGGAGCAATTCTTGGATGGGATTCTGAGAGCAAAGCAGCAGGAGAATACAAACCTAAGTATAAAGGTTCACCCTTGCTCGGTGGCTTGTCTTTAGGTTGTGCTCTTATGGAAGGAGTTAGAATTGAATTTCAAGGTTTATATTCACAAATAAATATTGATGATAAAGATTTTGAATCAGAAGAAAAAGCACAATATGTTGAATTGCAACGTGACAACGCTTCTTCTGGAAGCACTTTTAAACTTGATCATGCTACTAATCCATCAAAATGGGCAAGTATAGATGCAGTGGTCAGAAAAAATACGGAAACTTCTCCTCAAGATATACCAGACTCACGCTTGGCTGCATTTAGAATGAAAAATAAAGGCTTCAATAACATTGCGGGAATGGTTAATGCTTATGGTGATTTTAGAATCAGTGAAGAGTTTGAAGCTGACTTATATATTGGAGGTGGTCTTGGTTTAACTAAGATTAACTTCTTAGATAAAAGTAGATTCGCTCCTGCTTATCAATTCAAAGGAGGGATTAGCTTTGCTCTGCCAAATTCACCAGCGAGAATTTTTGCTGGTTATCGTTATTTCGGCGTTTGGGGTGATAAGTTTAAAGAAGTTAAGCCAACAGAGGCAATAACTGATGCTGCTATTGATACTTCTAAGCATGAACCTGCACGCGTTAAATCAACTACTGCAGCCATCGAAAACAGTTTTGCTGTACATGGTGTTGAAGCAGGTATAATGTATAATTTCTAA